A region of the Denitrificimonas caeni genome:
CAACACGCAAATCAGCACTGTCGAAGAAGGCGTCCAGCAGGTGCTGCAACTGCTGCGCGAGCGCGAATTTATCTAAGGCAAAATCGGCACGGCGGCGCAAACCCCGTGCCGAGCTGTGGACTGCCACGTCGCTACGCTCCTCGCAGAGACAGAATCAACAGAGCCGTCTCTGCGAGGCCTTTAGGCCGCGGCAGTCCATCCTAGCAATCACCAACACAAACCTTACTCACCTTACAAGTCGGCGCAATAATCCTGCTCTGCTACGGCTGGGGTGTACCAGACAAAATCTGCGCTTTTTGCCTCAATAACCTGATCGGCCTCGGCGAAAATAAGCACCCGTTGCGACAGCTCTGCAGTGTCTTGCAGATCAGCTAAATGCAGGGGCACTCCCAAGTCATAACGCACATGATAAGCACCGGCTAGCAAGATTGTGGGCTGCGCGGCGCTCAAGATAACTTGCGCCATACTGCGGTCGCGCTGCTGCTGAACCGCTAACATCGCCGGCAACTGCGCTTCTGGCAATTTATTGCAGTGTGCTTCACGGATATGCGCATGCAGACGCTCGGTTACCTCAGTGCCCGTGGACTGTAAGCCGGTTAAAACAGGCGGATCACGGTAAATGCTCATTAACGCCGTGCGGTCTAAATTCCCCGCCAGCAATGGGTAAGGCTGCGCCAAGATATAGCTCACCAAGTCACCATACTGCTGCCAATCCCAGCCTTTATACCACTCTAAAGCCTGCGGCAAGTCCTTCGGTATCTCACCCGTGCGCACCTGCTTTTGCACCGCGCTAACAGTGGGCTGCTGATTCACCGTTAACATTTCCAGCACCACACTGCCCTGCGCACGTTGCCCGCCGAGCGCCTGCAACAACCACAACTGCAAAGCATGGTGGTCGGGGTTGTCATGTTTCTCCCCCAGTAAAACCACAGGCGCGGCGGCTAATTCAGTCAGTAACTGCGCTGGGCTAATCTGTGCGCCAGTGCGCAAGTCGATAATCTGCCCAACCCGCTTATGCTCACGCTCGCGCGGACTCTGCCACTCAGGTAACGCAGGTGCTAACGCAGCATCTTGCGCTACTGCAGTGACTGGCGGCTTGCCAACCACCTGACAGCCCGCCAACACACCCAGCAACAACACAGCAATCCAGTTCATAACCAACCTCAAAACAGTTCATTTAGCACCAGCCACAAGCAACAATCAGCGGGCAATAATCAGCGGATGATCACGCTCTGGATGCTTCTGCACCAACACTTCTAAGCCAAACACCTCTTGCAAGATATCGGCGCGCAATACCTCTGTTGGCGTCCCCGCAGAAAACACTTTGCCTTGATTGAGCAACAACAAGTCATCGCAATAACGCGCGGCTAAATTTAAATCATGCACAATCACCAGCACTGCTCCGCCTTGCTCAGCAAAGCGCCGCACGGCCTGCAAAATACTGTGCTGATGCAAGGGGTCCAACATTGAGGTGGGTTCATCCAATAATAAAACCTGCCCTGCGCCACCAGGCCACAACTGCGCCAGCA
Encoded here:
- a CDS encoding ChaN family lipoprotein; this translates as MNWIAVLLLGVLAGCQVVGKPPVTAVAQDAALAPALPEWQSPREREHKRVGQIIDLRTGAQISPAQLLTELAAAPVVLLGEKHDNPDHHALQLWLLQALGGQRAQGSVVLEMLTVNQQPTVSAVQKQVRTGEIPKDLPQALEWYKGWDWQQYGDLVSYILAQPYPLLAGNLDRTALMSIYRDPPVLTGLQSTGTEVTERLHAHIREAHCNKLPEAQLPAMLAVQQQRDRSMAQVILSAAQPTILLAGAYHVRYDLGVPLHLADLQDTAELSQRVLIFAEADQVIEAKSADFVWYTPAVAEQDYCADL